The Humulus lupulus chromosome 7, drHumLupu1.1, whole genome shotgun sequence region GTTGTTCGTGGAAGACGAAGAAGCTGGGTTTGAGAAAAGCAtgcattaaaaatcaataaaacacgcctttatatatttttttttacaatttatatttttgcattaatTAACCGCTTAAAAATCAATAACCATTAATAGATAACAACGTGTAAATAATTAATCATTGTCTACaataaatttcatattttatttcaTATATGGTATACGTATTACTATTCTAAAATTCCCAAAACATTTTCGCATCGATTCATATCGATatctatcgatgcctatcgaggtattccctaagctacccaaaATGACGgaccatcgaggcccatcgatctctatcgatgcctattgaggtattccctaagctacccaaaAAGACGgaccatcgaggcccatcgatcTATAttgatgcctatcgaggtattccctaagctacccagaaGCATGTGCCATCGAGGgcccatcgatctctatcgatgcctatcgaggtattccctaaactacccaaaaagacggaccatcgaggcccatcgatctctatcgatgcctatcgaggtattccctaaactacccaaaaagacggaccatcgaggcccatcgatctctatcgatgcctatcgaggtattccctaaACTACCCCAAAAGACGgaccatcgaggcccatcgatctctatcgatgcctatcgaggtattccctaagctacccagaaGCCTGTGCCATCGAGGccccatcgatctctatcgatgcctatcgaggtatttCCTAAGCTACCCCAAAAAGACGgaccatcgaggcccatcgatctctatcgatgcctatcgaggtattccctaagctacccagaaGCCTGTGCCATCGAGGccccatcgatctctatcgatgcctatcgaggtatttCCTTAAGCTACCCAAAAGCCTGTGCCATCGAGGCCCCATCGATctatatcgatgcctatcgaggtatttccttaagctacccagaagcCTGTGCCATCGAGGccccatcgatctctatcgatgcctatcgaggtatgcTATAAAAGTCCCAAAGTCTGTATCATTGAGTccccatcgatctctatcgataCCTATCGATTCCTATTGAGTTTCATGAAAAATATCGAAAAAAACACACATTTCTCATTGCCAACCCCGATCTATCctatcaataaaaaccaacaaaaataaCCAGGCACATAGATATAAAACGAAATCCCTAACCTTCTTGACGTTTCCTGAAAATGTGGTTGGCTTTCTAGACGGTTGGCCTTCCCCTTCTCCGATCGTCAAGTCCGACCTTTGGCTGCCCTGCTTGGTGTTGTTCGTGGAAGACGAAGAAGCTGAGTTTGAGAAAAGCAtgcattaaaaatcaataaaacacgcctttatatatatattttttacaatttatatttttgcattaatTAACCGCTTAAAAATCAATAACCATTAATAGATAACAACGTGTAAATAATTAATCATTGTCTACaataaatttcatattttatttcaTATATGGTATACATATTAATACACTATTCTAAAATTACCAAAACATTTTCGCATCGATTCATATCGATATCTATCGATGCCTATCAaggtattccctaagctacccaaaAAGACGgaccatcgaggcccatcgatctctatcaatacctatcgaggtattccctaagctacccagaaGCCTGTGCCATCGAGTccccatcgatctctatcgatgcctatcgaggtattccctaaCTACCCAAAAAGACGgaccatcgaggcccatcgatctctatcgatgcctatcgaggtatttCCTTAAGCTACCCAAAAGCCTGTGCCATCGAGGCCCCATCGATCTATATCGATGCCTATCAAGGTATTCCCTAAACTACCCAAAAAGACGGACCATCGAGGCCCATCAAGctctatcgatgcctatcgaggtattccctaagctaccccaAAAGCCTGTGCCATCGAGGCCCCATTGATctatatcgatgcctatcgaggtattctCTCAAATTCCCACAGGCATGTGTCATCGAGTCCCCCATCGATTCTTATCGAGTGCCATCGATGTATGCTCTAAAATTCTCGAAGCCTGTGTCATCGAGTccccatcgattcctatcgatGTCTATCGATGTATGCtctaaaattcccaaagcctgtgtcatcgagtcccccatcgattcctatcgatttCCATCGATGTATGCTTTAATAAATTCCCAAAGCCTGTGTCATCGAGTCCCTCATCGATTCCCATCGATTTACAATTTATATTATTGCATATAACCATTAATTAACCGCTTGATTTTGAAACCAACGTGTAAATAGTTAATCATCGTGTATTAAAAAATAGTGTCACTTATaattttgtacaataaatttCATATTTTGTTTGTACCAACACCATCATAAACTTTAAATATACATGCCCATTATATTATACTTAATTTTTACCATTTCATATATGGTATACTTATTAATAcattatttaaatcaattaaataggatagttttattatataataaaggAAAAATATCATCATGTGGTTTTGGCCAATAAATGGAAATCAAAGATTTTCCTGCATGTGAAAGGGAAATGTGTTTGAGCAAAAATCTAAGGATAAATAAAGAGATATTGGTTGATTGAGATTGGTTCATCTAACGGTGAAAAAAAAAAGACTCTTGGAATGATGTCactgcaaaaataataaataccgTGTAGACACGGTTTGGACAGTCCCATCCGAACTGAAACCATCATTTTTTCATTTATTGCCTTGCGTGTGAATCTGttaatatatatttcatttattaatATTTGACCTTCTGTGTCTTTTAACGTTTACGCTTCAGATTGTAGCTCATACAAGAGAACAATGGCTTCCAAAAAAAAATGGTAGGAAATCTTCACATTCCAGAAGGGAGTTTGCTCAATCAAACAATTGGTCCGACTATTCTACAGGCAGCACTCCGTACTACTCTGACGAATTTGAAGTCAATGTAAACCACGACCAAGGTTTTCACCCAAACCCTCCACCCACTATGTCGTCGTCCATTGAAATCCAAGAGAGGTCAGCCAATATTGTTTTGCATGAACTCTCTTCTGACACCAGCGATGCGGAGGAACAACAAAGAATGGGAGGCAAGAAATGTGGGGACGGGGAGGAAGGTATTCATTTTCTACCCATTCTTAACTTTGTAATTTATAATTTTTGGTAATCAGCCCAACATAGTATGAgttatatctatttttaatttagtttgtttaACATAGTTTTTATTTCAAATCACATGATGAATATAATCTATTAATGTTGTTATATACTAAAAAATGTTGTCCTAATTCATTAACCCTCGGCGTTATGATGAATCTCTTTCAAGCCAATGGATATAAGAGCGATGGGTGCTTCTGTGCAGACTACACCGACTTCGGTGCTTCCCCATATTCATCTGAGGAGGCACAACCATCGTCGCCATCATTGATGGTGATAGATCCACAACTCTTCCAACGCTATACCATGAGCAAACTCGATGACATCGAAATTAGACAAATAGAGTGCAATAAGAAAGTAGATCGCCTGTCTTCTCAGATGGCTGCCTTCTTCAATGGTGCTGGTCCCAAACCTACTCCACCCACAACAGGTCCATCTACTGGAATCAACAATGGTAATGATAAATAGTTATGTATTATCGTTACGAGGTTTCTGCAGTTTTAAGGATTAAGTACTATATTTTCGTTTGAACTTGTTTGGGGTTACGGAACAGACTCAATATTTTGTATGGTTTGTGTTAGTAAACACGACTTTTGCCTGGAACTATTTCACAATCTGTTTTGGACATGCCCCTTGTAGTACTAATTATGCGTTGGAAGCAAAGACATGATTTTGCTATAGATAATGGCTTAagtttttaattttagtattgtCGTTCCTATTTATTAAGGTTAATGTGCCTCTACATCATCAATTCTGAGTATGTTTGTTTTAGGGCTGTTTACACATGTGTATAAATAATAACAACTTTGTTTGAAATTTTATACccacaacatattaattaattattattatatataacagattttatttaatttaataaataattaagggTGTGATTGGTATAGAATTCCAAtcagattttatgtttttaaaatttaaaagttgtGGACGTACACAAAAATCTTGTTTGGTTtaacattttttaaaataatttttaaaaacaaactcTAATTTATCAAAAGATTTAGGAAATGATATTTTCACGTTTTCTTACTTGTTTCTTATGTTCTCATTATATATTAATAgactttttacattttttttaaggtCTATGTTATGTACAATAATTTCTCTTTACtgacaaatttttttttctttctacacTTCTGGTGTTAAATTATTTACTCTATTCTttctaataaaaagggtattttcttcaattttaaatTCTTATTCACCTTTATAACtatatttgttaaaatatttaattgtaaAATTATACAAAGGGATGCAATTGattctaatttataatatatatttttaaataaaattaaggtaatgataaaatattttataaaataaagattacaaaaaaaaattactattaataaataaatataaatttatcatttcaattctatactaaaagttaaatattataaaataaaaatagctaACAAAGTAAAATATTTATCTTACTCCACAAATTATAAAttgagtttttttaaaaaaacaaaatttcttcctaattttctttaatttttcttacagtcttgatttttttttcttctgtccTTTTTACAAGTCaattactttttaaaatttttatcatataaatttagtaaaataattaattataaaatcatataacaatataatttaattctaattataaaatcatataaaaaatattttcacttcaattattattataccaaaaataaaaaatatatgttacatattcaatttttaaattttctaccaaaaaattattcATTTTTATAGAATTCAAAAATAGTCTTCAGACACTAAATCTAGAACATATTCAGACACTAAATCTAGAATCTTTTTTCAGAATCatactttttcaaaatataatttttaaatcactaattgatgccctaaaaaaatataactaataAAGTTAATGccctaaaaaaaatataactttaatttataaaaaatatcaaagttaatgACAGTGCAATATaaattgttatgaatttaattaatgtaatatcataaaattttaatttatcaatataattaaattttatcctGTCACACCATTTCAAAATAAACctctcttaaaaaaaaaatattatgtataCTCAATCATGATAAACAATAGTATTTTATAAACAATAGTATTTTATCTTTTATCTGTACTTCTCATGCTTTCTCATGATTCACTAATATTCTCCATAAAACAATGTATGAGGGTAGTTATGTCAATTTACACATGGTTATCAGTGTAAATGGTTAGTTAAAAACCAGAGTTATAATTGAATGGTTTTGGCCTATTTTGGACCGTTACACCTATTTTAACAAATGCCACGTATACCTGTTAGGGTTGGGTAGGTTGTCAATTAATTTGTGGGATAAAATATACAGATTTCTCTTCATTCATGATTTTAACATCTTTTGACACTGTACTCAACTACTGTGAATATGATCTCAAAACTCCATTCCCAACCTTCACAAAGTCTATGTAGAATACTTGTACCATCGAAGAGATTCGACAGCGGTGCTGGGTGGGTACAAAAATATTCTGTGGACAGCGGTGGTTGCCGAATTAAAAATCGCAGCCGCCGACAACCTTTGAATCCAATCGTCGGCAAGCAGCAGAAATTCGAGATCCGTTAAAAGGTGTATGTTCTTTAAATAAATCACTTTCCATTTTAACTTCATCCATTTATTATTTACTTAATATCCATTCAAGTTAGAGACGaaaatttatgtttaaaaatgtagGTGTAGGAAAATTAGGGACCTGAGAAACCGACCAAAACCATCTgctctgatatatatatatatttatatatatatataaagcataTATCTTCACCAAactaatgcaacaaagtttaggAAAACATAGGCAGGGACATAAATGGCATCCTCAAGTAAAAGCCATATATAAAAAATGACAACTTTACTGCACTCCTGAGGTGGGGTTAGAAAATATGTTTAATTCGTCTTACATTGGGGAATACATATTTGGCCATGTATGAATCACAAATTTATTTGCACTCTTTGTTGTACTATTACCTTAATTTGTCTCATCGcgttttttattaaaattttaactGTCACTTCAATCTAGCTTAAATTTGGTAATCGAATTTATCAAAACATGGAACATGAAAAGAGGAATGACCATGTCCGATGAGGTGAAGATGAAACTGGCCTCCAAGCGTGTATGTAAGTCGGACACCCCCATCTCTTCCTCCTCCAGCTCTGGCACCAAGGAATTCATGGTGGGGAAATCCGACCACAACTGAGACATCATTGTACACCAAGGACAGCATGGCATTCGTAGACCGAACAAATTAAGGACAAGGAATTCAGTGGACACTATCCGATTAAATTCAATGGACCACCTTTCATTTGAGGTACTCAATTTAAGTATATATAGCTCCAATTTCATATACTCAATTTAAGTATATATAGCTCCAATTTCATATAGGCATTTAGTTGTACAAACACTTATTCCAACGTATTATTAAAAGTCATTCCTAGTCCTTACACCTCTCGTTTGGTTTTACTTGTTTCTATTTTTATGCATACAACATAAAATTTGCTCATTTGTATTGGGAAGGTCGGTGTGGGTTATTTAAATTAtcttaaaattgaaaatttgtattattatgagtacaaaattaattaatataccaTGTCAGGAGAAAGAGATTGATATTGACAGGGCAGGAGATTGTGAACTAATCATCGAATGGTATGCTAAGCTCCCAAATTCAGTAAAAGATAGAGTTAGAGTGACAGGATTACAACCTTTAGTGGACGGCATAAACCAATCAGAAATGGATGTTGCACTATTACAAGTACTTGGGGAGAAGTGGTGGGACACAACACATACGTTCATATTCGAGAAATTAGGAGAGATGACATTGACCCCCAAGGATTTTAGTTCAATTTCTGGAATACCAGTGCATGGTAACCCATTGAAAATGGATAGACGCATCCACAAAAATATAGAACAACTAACAAAGTTAGTAGGACAACCACTAGCAACCATTGGCAGAAGAAGGGTGAAATTGAGTTGGCTATACACAGCTTATCGCAATATGCAACTAAGAAATATTGAAGACCATGATATTTTAACTAGGGTCTTCATACTCGCACTACTTGGGTGCACTTTGTTTGCACGTTCTAATAAGATGGTGCACTTGTACTACTTACCGTGTTTGGCTAGTATAGGAGATATAGGATCTTTCAATTGGGGGGGAGCTGCATTGGCTTTTATGTACCAGCAAATGGATGACTTATGTAGACACAACACACACTGCATGGGAGGCCTTTGGAAAGCATGGAAGGTAATACAAAATCTCTGTATGAGGCATGTTTGTGTTGCCATTTTTCTAGTCATCATAGAATGTTGtataaaacattaatttttaatatattattgaaACTTAACAAACAATTTTCTTCTTATAACAGGTTTGGGCAAGGGAATACCTACCATGTGTGCGTGTTACACCACAATCGATATCATCAAAAGTCTTTCCACGAAGCCTTCTGTGGAGTAATTGCCCTCCACCAACAATGGGGATTGCGGCCCTGTTGAAGTACTATAGGGAAAAACTAACAAATCTAACATTGGACGAGGTAAAATCAAATGTACGCTATGCTAGCGTATAGACTGTAATTATGAAACCAAATTCACTAAATTTCTAATTTAACCAGGTTGACCTTTGTCCATGGGGAGATGAAGAAATTCAACCTTACTATGTTGCCCTAAATGAGGTAGCCAACTCCAGTCGAATCTTACTAGTTGGCCCGAACGGAGCAGAGTGGTATTTGGGGGAGCGAGTTTCAATGCAAAGTTGTGGAATTGTTCCCAACCGAATACCACAACTACCACCCAAGTCAATGCTTGTTCGAGAAAAACTGGTCATAATTACAAAGCCGTGGTGTTTGTCTGGTAAATCGGCATCAGAATTCTGGGAAGAACAAACAAAGGAGAACTGTGAAAAGTACAAAAGAGAAGTTTTGTGTACAATAACACACCACAAGGTATGTTATTCAATTTGATGGTGAAAGTTAACTTCAATATTATAAATCACTTGGTATGTGAACTGTgtatttttgtattaaaaaaatttaatctcaCTTTATCTCGCTATGCCACGAACTccaaacattatttattttaactatagTACAAAAAGACACATCTATGTCTCAG contains the following coding sequences:
- the LOC133791586 gene encoding protein MAINTENANCE OF MERISTEMS-like, which codes for MDVALLQVLGEKWWDTTHTFIFEKLGEMTLTPKDFSSISGIPVHGNPLKMDRRIHKNIEQLTKLVGQPLATIGRRRVKLSWLYTAYRNMQLRNIEDHDILTRVFILALLGCTLFARSNKMVHLYYLPCLASIGDIGSFNWGGAALAFMYQQMDDLCRHNTHCMGGLWKAWKVWAREYLPCVRVTPQSISSKVFPRSLLWSNCPPPTMGIAALLKYYREKLTNLTLDEVDLCPWGDEEIQPYYVALNEVANSSRILLVGPNGAEWYLGERVSMQSCGIVPNRIPQLPPKSMLVREKLVIITKPWCLSGKSASEFWEEQTKENCEKYKREVLCTITHHKVQWTGEDSESDFKRDN